Proteins found in one bacterium genomic segment:
- a CDS encoding 2-C-methyl-D-erythritol 2,4-cyclodiphosphate synthase, giving the protein MRVGFGYDIHLLVKERPLILGGVNIPYLKGLKGHSDADVLCHAVSDALLGAAALGDIGVHFPDTDDAYKDASSIELLKKVRSIVASANFRIVNIDSTIVAQNPKIGPYRDQMRENIAEAAGISPIYVSVKATTNEGIDAIGKGEAIAVYAVAMIE; this is encoded by the coding sequence GTGAGAGTAGGCTTCGGATATGATATTCATCTTCTTGTAAAGGAGAGGCCGCTTATTCTCGGAGGGGTTAATATCCCGTATCTGAAAGGGCTTAAAGGCCATTCAGATGCAGATGTTTTGTGCCATGCAGTTTCAGATGCGCTTCTCGGTGCTGCTGCTCTGGGAGATATAGGCGTGCACTTTCCTGATACTGATGATGCGTACAAGGACGCTTCGAGTATTGAACTTTTAAAAAAAGTACGCAGTATTGTCGCCTCTGCCAATTTCAGGATTGTAAATATAGACTCTACAATAGTAGCGCAGAACCCGAAAATCGGCCCTTATCGGGATCAAATGAGAGAAAACATTGCAGAAGCTGCCGGTATATCTCCAATATACGTTTCAGTAAAGGCAACTACAAATGAGGGCATAGATGCAATTGGAAAAGGAGAGGCAATAGCGGTTTATGCTGTGGCAATGATTGAATAG